From the Nonlabens marinus S1-08 genome, one window contains:
- a CDS encoding deoxycytidylate deaminase: MKAEKQHKYDVAYLRMAREWAQLSYCKRRKVGALIVRDRMIISDGYNGTPSGFENFCEDEEGYTKWYVLHAEANAILKVAGSTQSCHGATLYITMSPCQQCSKLIYQSGIKRVVYHQAYKDNSGLQFLEKAGVVIEHITDLD, encoded by the coding sequence TTGAAAGCAGAAAAACAGCATAAGTACGATGTAGCATACTTGCGAATGGCGCGAGAATGGGCACAATTATCCTATTGCAAACGCCGGAAAGTAGGAGCGCTTATTGTACGCGATCGCATGATTATAAGCGATGGGTATAACGGTACGCCCAGTGGATTTGAAAATTTTTGTGAGGATGAGGAAGGGTATACGAAATGGTACGTACTGCATGCTGAAGCAAACGCTATATTGAAAGTGGCGGGCAGCACACAATCTTGTCATGGTGCCACTTTATATATTACCATGTCGCCTTGCCAGCAGTGCAGCAAGTTGATTTATCAAAGCGGCATTAAACGTGTAGTGTACCATCAGGCATATAAAGACAACAGCGGTCTGCAATTCCTAGAGAAAGCGGGCGTTGTAATAGAGCACATTACCGACCTTGATTAA